One genomic region from Tachysurus vachellii isolate PV-2020 chromosome 22, HZAU_Pvac_v1, whole genome shotgun sequence encodes:
- the hipk1b gene encoding homeodomain-interacting protein kinase 1 isoform X1, translating into MNSGMASQLQVFSPPSVSSSAFCRVKKMKVESCAWDTEAYSSYSFNPAPALPFSTSGLVFPPASRCQVVVRAADSTGSHAQAHRASHNTQASDLHASRGQRYGVKRKNEEVDRSAGADSGSGSVQILEELSAPAFSARTAAVGTTAQSIAHSATTTKSSSSNCEGDYQLVQHEILCSVSSSYEVLEFLGRGTFGQVAKCWKRGTNEIVAIKILKNHPSYARQGQIEVSILNRLSAENADEYNFVRSYECFQHKGHTCLVFEMLEQNLYDFLKHSKFSPLPLRHIRPILQQVATALMKLKSLGLIHADLKPENIMLVDPVRQPYRVKVIDFGSASHVSKAVCSTYLQSRYYRAPEIILGLPFCEAIDMWSLGCVIAELFLGWPLYPGASEYDQIRYISQTQGLPAEYLLSAGTKTNRFFHRGPDSSYPLWRLKTPTEHEAEMGIKSKEARKYIFNCLDDMMQVNLSSHLEGTDMLAEKADRREFIDLLKRMLRLDADKRITPSKTLAHPFVTMSHLLDFPHSSHVKSCFQNMELCKRRSGGYDNGKALFAANTVPGAAGNLTVTFSSQLNQNNQVPSAGGAVPLLNYQPTLYQQATINIPGLTQSSIPLQSRPPQLCGQSEPFQQTLIVCPPTTIQGLSSSSKTSSYPVRMENGVPVVQQSQNTQSLQIQPGMLTQGSCTPLMVATLHPQAAGVPLAAQYPLPLALGCGVGRPSLLEQTATVLAWQTGTQQILLPSAWQQVPGMALHGAGTASTLTDSPLETILSDSSAQQTPTWRASHGTVLQQNPRVLDSAQSLGCGLSSAVRPSQSKRNRARGGDSSTSCPSYRAALSQPIIISDTPSPAVSVITIHSDSDEEDERKFHPASSCGPSQRANVISCVTVLDSDSSTASPLTPLPRKGTVGTQPSRLAKSLAIVVPSVKIQPGESLVSTKAAPGVAQNAYIKPKRVATRQPCSSRESVNQQEPSRSQPLNLSQTTVSSSQDSTGGSSLRRQQTYPSSSSQYRLQEAVSFTGAPGLYPYPGSAPRTMEQLLVHGASPSVHAPAGPYATGLIPKEPVSGVVHRLPAHYQQHFPDHPYMGPNTSTTRGSGTYSGYQLSPGRVPQYPYI; encoded by the exons ATGAACTCAG GCATGGCCTcgcagctgcaagtcttttccCCCCCATCCGTGTCTTCCAGTGCCTTCTGCCGGGTGAAAAAGATGAAGGTGGAGAGCTGCGCGTGGGACACGGAAGCCTACAGCTCCTACAGCTTCAACCCAGCTCCTGCGCTCCCCTTCAGCACCTCGGGCCTGGTCTTCCCGCCTGCCTCTCGATGCCAAGTGGTGGTTCGAGCTGCTGACAGCACTGGCAGCCACGCTCAGGCCCACCGTGCATCCCACAACACCCAGGCATCGGACCTCCACGCCAGCCGCGGGCAGAGGTATGGTGTGAAGCGAAAGAATGAGGAGGTTGATAGGTCAGCAGGGGCCGACAGTGGCAGCGGTAGCGTGCAGATCCTTGAGGAGCTGTCAGCGCCCGCCTTCTCTGCTCGCACTGCTGCTGTTGGCACCACGGCCCAGTCCATCGCCCACTCTGCAACGACCACCAAGAGCAGCAGCTCAAACTGTGAAGGAGACTACCAGCTGGTGCAGCACGAGATCCTCTGTTCTGTGTCTAGCAGTTATGAAGTGCTGGAGTTCCTTGGGCGTGGCACTTTCGGACAAGTGGCCAAGTGTTGGAAAAGGGGTACCAACGAAATTGTAGCGATCAAGATTCTTAAGAACCATCCGTCATATGCACGCCAAGGACAGATAGAG GTGAGCATCCTGAACAGGCTGAGTGCTGAGAACGCAGACGAATACAACTTTGTGCGCTCTTACGAGTGCTTCCAGCACAAAGGTCACACTTGCTTGGTGTTTGAGATGCTGGAGCAGAACCTCTACGACTTCCTTAAGCACAGCAAGTTCAGCCCACTGCCCCTGCGTCACATCCGGCCCATCCTGCAGCAAGTGGCCACGGCGCTCATGAAGCTCAAGAGTCTGGGCCTGATCCACGCCGACCTTAAGCCCGAGAACATCATGCTGGTGGACCCTGTCAGGCAGCCGTACAGGGTGAAGGTGATCGACTTCGGTTCGGCCAGCCACGTCTCCAAAGCTGTGTGCTCGACCTACCTGCAGTCCCGTTATTAcag AGCACCTGAGATCATCCTTGGCCTGCCCTTCTGTGAAGCCATTGACATGTGGTCACTGGGCTGCGTGATTGCTGAGCTTTTCCTCGGATGGCCGCTGTATCCTGGAGCGTCTGAGTATGACCAG ATCCGCTACATTTCCCAGACTCAGGGTTTGCCAGCAGAGTATCTTCTGAGCGCCGGCACAAAGACCAACCGCTTTTTCCACAGAGGCCCTGACTCTAGCTACCCTCTGTGGAGGCTGAAG aCCCCAACAGAACATGAGGCAGAAATGGGCATCAAGTCCAAAGAAGCACGAAAGTACATCTTTAATTGCCTGGATGACATGAtgcag GTCAATTTGTCTTCTCACCTGGAGGGCACGGACATGCTGGCGGAGAAAGCCGACCGACGGGAGTTCATCGACCTGTTGAAACGGATGCTGCGGCTCGACGCCGATAAAAGAATCACTCCCAGCAAGACCCTGGCACATCCTTTTGTCACCATGAGCCATCTGCTGGACTTTCCTCACAGCTCTCA CGTGAAGTCGTGCTTTCAGAACATGGAGCTCTGTAAGAGGAGGAGCGGCGGTTACGACAATGGGAAAGCTCTTTTCGCTGCTAATACCGTTCCTGGTGCTGCAGGCAATCTGACTGTGACCTTCAGCAGTCAGCTCAACCAGAACAACCAG GTTCCCTCAGCCGGAGGAGCGGTGCCTCTCCTCAATTACCAGCCAACTCTTTATCAACAGGCCACCATAAACATCCCAGGTCTGACCCAGTCCAGCATCCCCCTTCAGAGCCGCCCACCTCAGCTGTGTGGCCAAAGCGAGCCGTTCCAGCAGACCCTCATCGTCTGCCCACCCACTACCATACAGG GTCTTTCATCTTCCAGTAAGACCTCCAGCTACCCAGTCAGGATGGAGAATGGTGTTCCTGTGGTCCAGCAAAGCCAGAACACACAGTCTCTCCAGATTCAGCCGGGCATGCTCACCCAg GGCTCCTGTACACCGCTGATGGTGGCTACCTTGCATCCGCAGGCAGCGGGCGTGCCTTTGGCCGCTCAGTATCCGCTACCCCTGGCGTTGGGCTGCGGGGTAGGAAGGCCTTCCCTCCTGGAGCAGACGGCCACCGTGCTG GCCTGGCAGACAGGCACGCAGCAGATCCTCCTGCCCTCTGCCTGGCAGCAGGTTCCAGGCATGGCCCTTCACGGAGCAGGCACAGCATCAACCCTCACAGATTCCCCGCTGGAGACCATCCTCTCAGACAGCTCTGCCCAGCAGACGCCCACATGGAG GGCTTCTCATGGTACAGTCCTCCAACAGAACCCCCGCGTTCTGGACTCTGCTCAGTCCCTCGGCTGTGGATTATCCAGCGCCGTTCGGCCGTCGCAGAGCAAGAGGAACAGGGCTCGAGGTGGAGACAGCAGCACCAG CTGTCCTTCTTACCGCGCTGCCCTCTCCCAGCCAATTATCATTTCTGACACACCAAGCCCAGCTGTCAGTGTCATTACCATTCACAGCGACtcggatgaggaggatgagagGAAGTTTCACCCTGCCAG TAGCTGTGGTCCCAGTCAGAGAGCCAATGTTATCAGCTGTGTGACGGTGCTGGACTCTGACTCCTCCACCGCGAGTCCTCTGACCCCTTTGCCCCGGAAGGGCACGGTGGGAACTCAGCCCTCACGTCTGGCAAAGTCTTTAGCGATTGTTGTTCCGTCAGTGAAAATTCAGCCAGGGGAAAGCTTAGTATCCACCAAAGCAGCTCCAG GAGTCGCTCAGAATGCTTACATCAAACCGAAGAGGGTGGCCACACGTCAACCTTGCAGCTCAAGAGAGAGTGTTAATCAGCAGGAGCCCAGTAGATCCCAACCTCTCAACCTCAGCCAG ACCACAGTTTCATCATCTCAAGACTCCACTGGCGGCTCTTCACTTCGGCGCCAGCAGACATACCCGTCCTCTTCCTCTCAGTACCGCCTCCAGGAGGCCGTGTCCTTCACCGGTGCGCCTGGCTTATACCCGTACCCCGGGTCTGCCCCCCGCACCATGGAGCAGCTCCTCGTTCATGGCGCGTCCCCTTCCGTCCACGCTCCAGCCGGCCCCTACGCAACCGGTCTTATCCCCAAAGAGCCGGTGAGTGGCGTCGTCCACAGATTGCCCGCCCACTACCAGCAACATTTCCCTGACCACCCGTATATGGGCCCAAACACCAGCACCACTAGAGGAAGCGGAACTTATAGTGGCTATCAGCTCAGTCCCGGTAGAGTTCCTCAGTATCCGTACATCTGA
- the hipk1b gene encoding homeodomain-interacting protein kinase 1 isoform X4, with protein MNSGMASQLQVFSPPSVSSSAFCRVKKMKVESCAWDTEAYSSYSFNPAPALPFSTSGLVFPPASRCQVVVRAADSTGSHAQAHRASHNTQASDLHASRGQRYGVKRKNEEVDRSAGADSGSGSVQILEELSAPAFSARTAAVGTTAQSIAHSATTTKSSSSNCEGDYQLVQHEILCSVSSSYEVLEFLGRGTFGQVAKCWKRGTNEIVAIKILKNHPSYARQGQIEVSILNRLSAENADEYNFVRSYECFQHKGHTCLVFEMLEQNLYDFLKHSKFSPLPLRHIRPILQQVATALMKLKSLGLIHADLKPENIMLVDPVRQPYRVKVIDFGSASHVSKAVCSTYLQSRYYRAPEIILGLPFCEAIDMWSLGCVIAELFLGWPLYPGASEYDQIRYISQTQGLPAEYLLSAGTKTNRFFHRGPDSSYPLWRLKTPTEHEAEMGIKSKEARKYIFNCLDDMMQVNLSSHLEGTDMLAEKADRREFIDLLKRMLRLDADKRITPSKTLAHPFVTMSHLLDFPHSSHVKSCFQNMELCKRRSGGYDNGKALFAANTVPGAAGNLTVTFSSQLNQNNQVPSAGGAVPLLNYQPTLYQQATINIPGLTQSSIPLQSRPPQLCGQSEPFQQTLIVCPPTTIQGLSSSSKTSSYPVRMENGVPVVQQSQNTQSLQIQPGMLTQAWQTGTQQILLPSAWQQVPGMALHGAGTASTLTDSPLETILSDSSAQQTPTWRASHGTVLQQNPRVLDSAQSLGCGLSSAVRPSQSKRNRARGGDSSTSCPSYRAALSQPIIISDTPSPAVSVITIHSDSDEEDERKFHPASSCGPSQRANVISCVTVLDSDSSTASPLTPLPRKGTVGTQPSRLAKSLAIVVPSVKIQPGESLVSTKAAPGVAQNAYIKPKRVATRQPCSSRESVNQQEPSRSQPLNLSQTTVSSSQDSTGGSSLRRQQTYPSSSSQYRLQEAVSFTGAPGLYPYPGSAPRTMEQLLVHGASPSVHAPAGPYATGLIPKEPVSGVVHRLPAHYQQHFPDHPYMGPNTSTTRGSGTYSGYQLSPGRVPQYPYI; from the exons ATGAACTCAG GCATGGCCTcgcagctgcaagtcttttccCCCCCATCCGTGTCTTCCAGTGCCTTCTGCCGGGTGAAAAAGATGAAGGTGGAGAGCTGCGCGTGGGACACGGAAGCCTACAGCTCCTACAGCTTCAACCCAGCTCCTGCGCTCCCCTTCAGCACCTCGGGCCTGGTCTTCCCGCCTGCCTCTCGATGCCAAGTGGTGGTTCGAGCTGCTGACAGCACTGGCAGCCACGCTCAGGCCCACCGTGCATCCCACAACACCCAGGCATCGGACCTCCACGCCAGCCGCGGGCAGAGGTATGGTGTGAAGCGAAAGAATGAGGAGGTTGATAGGTCAGCAGGGGCCGACAGTGGCAGCGGTAGCGTGCAGATCCTTGAGGAGCTGTCAGCGCCCGCCTTCTCTGCTCGCACTGCTGCTGTTGGCACCACGGCCCAGTCCATCGCCCACTCTGCAACGACCACCAAGAGCAGCAGCTCAAACTGTGAAGGAGACTACCAGCTGGTGCAGCACGAGATCCTCTGTTCTGTGTCTAGCAGTTATGAAGTGCTGGAGTTCCTTGGGCGTGGCACTTTCGGACAAGTGGCCAAGTGTTGGAAAAGGGGTACCAACGAAATTGTAGCGATCAAGATTCTTAAGAACCATCCGTCATATGCACGCCAAGGACAGATAGAG GTGAGCATCCTGAACAGGCTGAGTGCTGAGAACGCAGACGAATACAACTTTGTGCGCTCTTACGAGTGCTTCCAGCACAAAGGTCACACTTGCTTGGTGTTTGAGATGCTGGAGCAGAACCTCTACGACTTCCTTAAGCACAGCAAGTTCAGCCCACTGCCCCTGCGTCACATCCGGCCCATCCTGCAGCAAGTGGCCACGGCGCTCATGAAGCTCAAGAGTCTGGGCCTGATCCACGCCGACCTTAAGCCCGAGAACATCATGCTGGTGGACCCTGTCAGGCAGCCGTACAGGGTGAAGGTGATCGACTTCGGTTCGGCCAGCCACGTCTCCAAAGCTGTGTGCTCGACCTACCTGCAGTCCCGTTATTAcag AGCACCTGAGATCATCCTTGGCCTGCCCTTCTGTGAAGCCATTGACATGTGGTCACTGGGCTGCGTGATTGCTGAGCTTTTCCTCGGATGGCCGCTGTATCCTGGAGCGTCTGAGTATGACCAG ATCCGCTACATTTCCCAGACTCAGGGTTTGCCAGCAGAGTATCTTCTGAGCGCCGGCACAAAGACCAACCGCTTTTTCCACAGAGGCCCTGACTCTAGCTACCCTCTGTGGAGGCTGAAG aCCCCAACAGAACATGAGGCAGAAATGGGCATCAAGTCCAAAGAAGCACGAAAGTACATCTTTAATTGCCTGGATGACATGAtgcag GTCAATTTGTCTTCTCACCTGGAGGGCACGGACATGCTGGCGGAGAAAGCCGACCGACGGGAGTTCATCGACCTGTTGAAACGGATGCTGCGGCTCGACGCCGATAAAAGAATCACTCCCAGCAAGACCCTGGCACATCCTTTTGTCACCATGAGCCATCTGCTGGACTTTCCTCACAGCTCTCA CGTGAAGTCGTGCTTTCAGAACATGGAGCTCTGTAAGAGGAGGAGCGGCGGTTACGACAATGGGAAAGCTCTTTTCGCTGCTAATACCGTTCCTGGTGCTGCAGGCAATCTGACTGTGACCTTCAGCAGTCAGCTCAACCAGAACAACCAG GTTCCCTCAGCCGGAGGAGCGGTGCCTCTCCTCAATTACCAGCCAACTCTTTATCAACAGGCCACCATAAACATCCCAGGTCTGACCCAGTCCAGCATCCCCCTTCAGAGCCGCCCACCTCAGCTGTGTGGCCAAAGCGAGCCGTTCCAGCAGACCCTCATCGTCTGCCCACCCACTACCATACAGG GTCTTTCATCTTCCAGTAAGACCTCCAGCTACCCAGTCAGGATGGAGAATGGTGTTCCTGTGGTCCAGCAAAGCCAGAACACACAGTCTCTCCAGATTCAGCCGGGCATGCTCACCCAg GCCTGGCAGACAGGCACGCAGCAGATCCTCCTGCCCTCTGCCTGGCAGCAGGTTCCAGGCATGGCCCTTCACGGAGCAGGCACAGCATCAACCCTCACAGATTCCCCGCTGGAGACCATCCTCTCAGACAGCTCTGCCCAGCAGACGCCCACATGGAG GGCTTCTCATGGTACAGTCCTCCAACAGAACCCCCGCGTTCTGGACTCTGCTCAGTCCCTCGGCTGTGGATTATCCAGCGCCGTTCGGCCGTCGCAGAGCAAGAGGAACAGGGCTCGAGGTGGAGACAGCAGCACCAG CTGTCCTTCTTACCGCGCTGCCCTCTCCCAGCCAATTATCATTTCTGACACACCAAGCCCAGCTGTCAGTGTCATTACCATTCACAGCGACtcggatgaggaggatgagagGAAGTTTCACCCTGCCAG TAGCTGTGGTCCCAGTCAGAGAGCCAATGTTATCAGCTGTGTGACGGTGCTGGACTCTGACTCCTCCACCGCGAGTCCTCTGACCCCTTTGCCCCGGAAGGGCACGGTGGGAACTCAGCCCTCACGTCTGGCAAAGTCTTTAGCGATTGTTGTTCCGTCAGTGAAAATTCAGCCAGGGGAAAGCTTAGTATCCACCAAAGCAGCTCCAG GAGTCGCTCAGAATGCTTACATCAAACCGAAGAGGGTGGCCACACGTCAACCTTGCAGCTCAAGAGAGAGTGTTAATCAGCAGGAGCCCAGTAGATCCCAACCTCTCAACCTCAGCCAG ACCACAGTTTCATCATCTCAAGACTCCACTGGCGGCTCTTCACTTCGGCGCCAGCAGACATACCCGTCCTCTTCCTCTCAGTACCGCCTCCAGGAGGCCGTGTCCTTCACCGGTGCGCCTGGCTTATACCCGTACCCCGGGTCTGCCCCCCGCACCATGGAGCAGCTCCTCGTTCATGGCGCGTCCCCTTCCGTCCACGCTCCAGCCGGCCCCTACGCAACCGGTCTTATCCCCAAAGAGCCGGTGAGTGGCGTCGTCCACAGATTGCCCGCCCACTACCAGCAACATTTCCCTGACCACCCGTATATGGGCCCAAACACCAGCACCACTAGAGGAAGCGGAACTTATAGTGGCTATCAGCTCAGTCCCGGTAGAGTTCCTCAGTATCCGTACATCTGA
- the hipk1b gene encoding homeodomain-interacting protein kinase 1 isoform X2 produces the protein MNSGMASQLQVFSPPSVSSSAFCRVKKMKVESCAWDTEAYSSYSFNPAPALPFSTSGLVFPPASRCQVVVRAADSTGSHAQAHRASHNTQASDLHASRGQRYGVKRKNEEVDRSAGADSGSGSVQILEELSAPAFSARTAAVGTTAQSIAHSATTTKSSSSNCEGDYQLVQHEILCSVSSSYEVLEFLGRGTFGQVAKCWKRGTNEIVAIKILKNHPSYARQGQIEVSILNRLSAENADEYNFVRSYECFQHKGHTCLVFEMLEQNLYDFLKHSKFSPLPLRHIRPILQQVATALMKLKSLGLIHADLKPENIMLVDPVRQPYRVKVIDFGSASHVSKAVCSTYLQSRYYRAPEIILGLPFCEAIDMWSLGCVIAELFLGWPLYPGASEYDQIRYISQTQGLPAEYLLSAGTKTNRFFHRGPDSSYPLWRLKTPTEHEAEMGIKSKEARKYIFNCLDDMMQVNLSSHLEGTDMLAEKADRREFIDLLKRMLRLDADKRITPSKTLAHPFVTMSHLLDFPHSSHVKSCFQNMELCKRRSGGYDNGKALFAANTVPGAAGNLTVTFSSQLNQNNQVPSAGGAVPLLNYQPTLYQQATINIPGLTQSSIPLQSRPPQLCGQSEPFQQTLIVCPPTTIQGLSSSSKTSSYPVRMENGVPVVQQSQNTQSLQIQPGMLTQGSCTPLMVATLHPQAAGVPLAAQYPLPLALGCGVGRPSLLEQTATVLAWQTGTQQILLPSAWQQVPGMALHGAGTASTLTDSPLETILSDSSAQQTPTWRASHGTVLQQNPRVLDSAQSLGCGLSSAVRPSQSKRNRARGGDSSTSCPSYRAALSQPIIISDTPSPAVSVITIHSDSDEEDERKFHPASCGPSQRANVISCVTVLDSDSSTASPLTPLPRKGTVGTQPSRLAKSLAIVVPSVKIQPGESLVSTKAAPGVAQNAYIKPKRVATRQPCSSRESVNQQEPSRSQPLNLSQTTVSSSQDSTGGSSLRRQQTYPSSSSQYRLQEAVSFTGAPGLYPYPGSAPRTMEQLLVHGASPSVHAPAGPYATGLIPKEPVSGVVHRLPAHYQQHFPDHPYMGPNTSTTRGSGTYSGYQLSPGRVPQYPYI, from the exons ATGAACTCAG GCATGGCCTcgcagctgcaagtcttttccCCCCCATCCGTGTCTTCCAGTGCCTTCTGCCGGGTGAAAAAGATGAAGGTGGAGAGCTGCGCGTGGGACACGGAAGCCTACAGCTCCTACAGCTTCAACCCAGCTCCTGCGCTCCCCTTCAGCACCTCGGGCCTGGTCTTCCCGCCTGCCTCTCGATGCCAAGTGGTGGTTCGAGCTGCTGACAGCACTGGCAGCCACGCTCAGGCCCACCGTGCATCCCACAACACCCAGGCATCGGACCTCCACGCCAGCCGCGGGCAGAGGTATGGTGTGAAGCGAAAGAATGAGGAGGTTGATAGGTCAGCAGGGGCCGACAGTGGCAGCGGTAGCGTGCAGATCCTTGAGGAGCTGTCAGCGCCCGCCTTCTCTGCTCGCACTGCTGCTGTTGGCACCACGGCCCAGTCCATCGCCCACTCTGCAACGACCACCAAGAGCAGCAGCTCAAACTGTGAAGGAGACTACCAGCTGGTGCAGCACGAGATCCTCTGTTCTGTGTCTAGCAGTTATGAAGTGCTGGAGTTCCTTGGGCGTGGCACTTTCGGACAAGTGGCCAAGTGTTGGAAAAGGGGTACCAACGAAATTGTAGCGATCAAGATTCTTAAGAACCATCCGTCATATGCACGCCAAGGACAGATAGAG GTGAGCATCCTGAACAGGCTGAGTGCTGAGAACGCAGACGAATACAACTTTGTGCGCTCTTACGAGTGCTTCCAGCACAAAGGTCACACTTGCTTGGTGTTTGAGATGCTGGAGCAGAACCTCTACGACTTCCTTAAGCACAGCAAGTTCAGCCCACTGCCCCTGCGTCACATCCGGCCCATCCTGCAGCAAGTGGCCACGGCGCTCATGAAGCTCAAGAGTCTGGGCCTGATCCACGCCGACCTTAAGCCCGAGAACATCATGCTGGTGGACCCTGTCAGGCAGCCGTACAGGGTGAAGGTGATCGACTTCGGTTCGGCCAGCCACGTCTCCAAAGCTGTGTGCTCGACCTACCTGCAGTCCCGTTATTAcag AGCACCTGAGATCATCCTTGGCCTGCCCTTCTGTGAAGCCATTGACATGTGGTCACTGGGCTGCGTGATTGCTGAGCTTTTCCTCGGATGGCCGCTGTATCCTGGAGCGTCTGAGTATGACCAG ATCCGCTACATTTCCCAGACTCAGGGTTTGCCAGCAGAGTATCTTCTGAGCGCCGGCACAAAGACCAACCGCTTTTTCCACAGAGGCCCTGACTCTAGCTACCCTCTGTGGAGGCTGAAG aCCCCAACAGAACATGAGGCAGAAATGGGCATCAAGTCCAAAGAAGCACGAAAGTACATCTTTAATTGCCTGGATGACATGAtgcag GTCAATTTGTCTTCTCACCTGGAGGGCACGGACATGCTGGCGGAGAAAGCCGACCGACGGGAGTTCATCGACCTGTTGAAACGGATGCTGCGGCTCGACGCCGATAAAAGAATCACTCCCAGCAAGACCCTGGCACATCCTTTTGTCACCATGAGCCATCTGCTGGACTTTCCTCACAGCTCTCA CGTGAAGTCGTGCTTTCAGAACATGGAGCTCTGTAAGAGGAGGAGCGGCGGTTACGACAATGGGAAAGCTCTTTTCGCTGCTAATACCGTTCCTGGTGCTGCAGGCAATCTGACTGTGACCTTCAGCAGTCAGCTCAACCAGAACAACCAG GTTCCCTCAGCCGGAGGAGCGGTGCCTCTCCTCAATTACCAGCCAACTCTTTATCAACAGGCCACCATAAACATCCCAGGTCTGACCCAGTCCAGCATCCCCCTTCAGAGCCGCCCACCTCAGCTGTGTGGCCAAAGCGAGCCGTTCCAGCAGACCCTCATCGTCTGCCCACCCACTACCATACAGG GTCTTTCATCTTCCAGTAAGACCTCCAGCTACCCAGTCAGGATGGAGAATGGTGTTCCTGTGGTCCAGCAAAGCCAGAACACACAGTCTCTCCAGATTCAGCCGGGCATGCTCACCCAg GGCTCCTGTACACCGCTGATGGTGGCTACCTTGCATCCGCAGGCAGCGGGCGTGCCTTTGGCCGCTCAGTATCCGCTACCCCTGGCGTTGGGCTGCGGGGTAGGAAGGCCTTCCCTCCTGGAGCAGACGGCCACCGTGCTG GCCTGGCAGACAGGCACGCAGCAGATCCTCCTGCCCTCTGCCTGGCAGCAGGTTCCAGGCATGGCCCTTCACGGAGCAGGCACAGCATCAACCCTCACAGATTCCCCGCTGGAGACCATCCTCTCAGACAGCTCTGCCCAGCAGACGCCCACATGGAG GGCTTCTCATGGTACAGTCCTCCAACAGAACCCCCGCGTTCTGGACTCTGCTCAGTCCCTCGGCTGTGGATTATCCAGCGCCGTTCGGCCGTCGCAGAGCAAGAGGAACAGGGCTCGAGGTGGAGACAGCAGCACCAG CTGTCCTTCTTACCGCGCTGCCCTCTCCCAGCCAATTATCATTTCTGACACACCAAGCCCAGCTGTCAGTGTCATTACCATTCACAGCGACtcggatgaggaggatgagagGAAGTTTCACCCTGCCAG CTGTGGTCCCAGTCAGAGAGCCAATGTTATCAGCTGTGTGACGGTGCTGGACTCTGACTCCTCCACCGCGAGTCCTCTGACCCCTTTGCCCCGGAAGGGCACGGTGGGAACTCAGCCCTCACGTCTGGCAAAGTCTTTAGCGATTGTTGTTCCGTCAGTGAAAATTCAGCCAGGGGAAAGCTTAGTATCCACCAAAGCAGCTCCAG GAGTCGCTCAGAATGCTTACATCAAACCGAAGAGGGTGGCCACACGTCAACCTTGCAGCTCAAGAGAGAGTGTTAATCAGCAGGAGCCCAGTAGATCCCAACCTCTCAACCTCAGCCAG ACCACAGTTTCATCATCTCAAGACTCCACTGGCGGCTCTTCACTTCGGCGCCAGCAGACATACCCGTCCTCTTCCTCTCAGTACCGCCTCCAGGAGGCCGTGTCCTTCACCGGTGCGCCTGGCTTATACCCGTACCCCGGGTCTGCCCCCCGCACCATGGAGCAGCTCCTCGTTCATGGCGCGTCCCCTTCCGTCCACGCTCCAGCCGGCCCCTACGCAACCGGTCTTATCCCCAAAGAGCCGGTGAGTGGCGTCGTCCACAGATTGCCCGCCCACTACCAGCAACATTTCCCTGACCACCCGTATATGGGCCCAAACACCAGCACCACTAGAGGAAGCGGAACTTATAGTGGCTATCAGCTCAGTCCCGGTAGAGTTCCTCAGTATCCGTACATCTGA